A DNA window from Candidatus Liberimonas magnetica contains the following coding sequences:
- the gltX gene encoding glutamate--tRNA ligase: MNDVRVRFAPSPTGYLHIGGARTALFNWLFARNMKGKFILRIEDTDEVRSTAQSVGAIIESMKWLGLDWDEGPTQIEDKVSDDKRFLISGRNYLGNCPPYFQMEAKEKGIYQEFVDKLITQDKVYPCYCTNEDVETMRQKAQAKKQIPKYDGTCRKLTNLERDQKKAKGLPSVIRFKMPDEGSVSFDDIVRGYVSFENAVLDDFVIMKANGVPTYNFACVVDDFRMQISHVIRGDDHLSNTPKQIHLYNALGFQLPKFAHLSMILGSDGSRLSKRHGHTSVLEYRSDGYLPGALVNYLALLGWSTTESQQLFKLDELIKKFSLERCSKNPAVFDNQKLQWMNGEYIRQLSPENLKENFYSWLGKNPEVQAKISSWDRNLIDRLIVMEQEKIKLLKDIPGLIDIFFVDAVEYQPEAVEKVLKKDSAKMVLEENLKNLGGLNDFNADTLEKYARDFAAQKTLGTGKVFHPLRVAVSGRTQGPSLFHMMEILGKEKTLKRINECLMKCF, from the coding sequence ATGAATGACGTCAGGGTTCGTTTCGCTCCATCGCCTACGGGTTACCTTCATATAGGAGGCGCAAGGACAGCGCTTTTTAACTGGCTTTTTGCCAGGAATATGAAAGGTAAATTTATACTTCGAATAGAAGATACAGACGAGGTGCGCTCTACCGCACAATCGGTGGGCGCTATCATTGAAAGCATGAAATGGCTCGGGCTTGACTGGGACGAAGGGCCAACCCAAATTGAAGACAAGGTTAGTGATGATAAGAGATTTTTAATAAGCGGGAGAAATTATTTAGGAAATTGTCCTCCATACTTTCAGATGGAAGCCAAAGAAAAAGGTATCTATCAAGAATTTGTAGATAAACTTATCACTCAAGACAAGGTTTATCCATGTTATTGCACAAACGAAGATGTAGAAACAATGCGCCAGAAAGCACAAGCCAAAAAACAGATCCCGAAATACGATGGCACCTGTCGCAAACTGACTAACCTTGAAAGAGATCAAAAAAAAGCTAAAGGCCTTCCGTCAGTTATTAGGTTTAAAATGCCGGATGAAGGCAGTGTTTCATTTGACGACATAGTACGGGGATATGTGTCATTTGAAAACGCAGTACTGGATGATTTTGTTATTATGAAAGCAAATGGTGTGCCGACATATAACTTTGCCTGTGTTGTTGACGATTTCAGGATGCAAATATCTCATGTAATAAGAGGTGACGATCATCTGTCAAATACTCCAAAACAGATTCACCTTTATAATGCCCTAGGTTTCCAATTGCCAAAGTTCGCACATCTTTCTATGATACTTGGGTCAGACGGGTCGCGGCTTTCAAAGCGCCACGGGCACACATCCGTGCTTGAATATAGGAGCGACGGTTACCTGCCTGGCGCCCTGGTGAACTATCTTGCCCTCTTGGGCTGGTCTACTACGGAGAGCCAGCAGCTTTTTAAACTTGATGAATTGATAAAGAAATTTTCACTTGAAAGGTGTTCTAAAAACCCTGCTGTTTTTGATAACCAGAAACTTCAGTGGATGAACGGCGAATATATAAGGCAGCTTTCGCCCGAAAACCTGAAAGAAAACTTCTATTCCTGGCTTGGCAAAAACCCGGAAGTTCAAGCAAAGATAAGCTCCTGGGACAGGAATTTGATCGACAGGCTCATTGTCATGGAACAGGAAAAGATAAAGCTTTTAAAGGATATACCCGGGCTTATTGACATATTCTTTGTTGATGCTGTAGAATATCAACCTGAAGCTGTTGAAAAGGTGCTAAAAAAAGACAGCGCTAAAATGGTCCTTGAAGAGAACCTGAAAAACCTCGGCGGTTTAAACGATTTTAATGCGGATACTTTAGAAAAGTATGCCAGGGATTTTGCAGCACAGAAGACCCTGGGTACAGGCAAGGTTTTCCATCCTCTTAGAGTAGCTGTTTCAGGCAGGACACAAGGGCCGAGCCTTTTCCACATGATGGAGATCCTGGGGAAAGAAAAAACTTTAAAAAGAATAAATGAATGCCTGATGAAATGTTTCTAA
- a CDS encoding DUF1844 domain-containing protein, with the protein MEQKNMNPHFLSIVMVFAGSCWQHLGKVPNQITGKIEKDLAQAQMAIDILDMLSQKTKGNLTSEEDKFLLSTLSDLQLNYADEVDKEAKTPQPQVKEEQKTETKQTDPEVKK; encoded by the coding sequence ATGGAACAAAAAAACATGAACCCGCATTTTTTAAGTATTGTTATGGTTTTTGCCGGCAGCTGCTGGCAGCATTTAGGGAAAGTCCCGAACCAGATAACAGGCAAAATTGAAAAAGACCTGGCCCAGGCGCAAATGGCCATTGATATACTTGATATGTTAAGCCAAAAGACAAAAGGCAACCTGACAAGCGAAGAAGATAAATTTCTTTTAAGTACACTTAGCGATTTACAGTTGAATTATGCGGATGAAGTAGATAAAGAAGCAAAAACACCTCAGCCACAGGTTAAAGAAGAACAAAAAACGGAAACAAAGCAAACGGATCCAGAGGTAAAGAAATAA